The genomic region TACGACGCGGCCGGCATCCTCGAAGCCGCGCGCGCAAACGGCGTACGGCGGGTCGTCCTGGTGTCCTCCCAGGGCGTCGGGACCAAGCGTCACCCGGCGATTCTCGAACAGGCCGTACAGGACTCCGGCCTGGAGTGGACCGTACTGCGGCCCTCCGGCTTCCACAGCAACACCTTCGCGTGGAGCCAGTCGGTCAGGGAGCAGCGGCTGGTCGAGGCCCCGTTCGGCGACATCTCGCTGCCGGCGATCGACCCGGGCGACATCGCGGACGTGGCCGCAACCGCTCTCTGCGATCCCGGCCATGCCGGCAAGACGTGGGAACTGACCGGCCCTGCGCCGATTTCGCCGCGGCAGCAGAGCCAGGTGATCGCCGCAGCTTTGGGCGAGCCGGTGCGATTCGCCGAGCTCAGCCGGGAAGAGGCGCGCGTGCGCCTGCTCCGCTTCATGCCAGAGCACGTTGCGGACAGCACGCTCGGCATTCTCGGCAGTCCGACCGCGGCCGAGCAGCAGGTCAGCGCCGACGTGGAGCGCGTTCTCGGCCGTCCCGCCCGCCCGTACGCCGACTGGGTCGCGCGGAACATCGCTGCCTTTCGCTGATCCAGGGACCAGTGCCGCTGTCCTCGGCCCAACTGACCGGCTCGACCGCGGCGAACGCCGGGATGGGGACGGCGGGACGTGGGACGGGGGACGGCGGTTACGGCGGGACGGGGACGGCGGGGACGGCGGACGCCGCTCGGTGGACCGGCGGGGACGGCAGGACGGGCGGGGGACGGCAGATCGCGGACGGCAGGACGGGCGGGGACGGCAGGACCGCGGACGGCAGGACGGGCGGGGACGGCAGGACCGCGGACGGCAGGACGGGCGGGGACGGCAGGACCGCGGACGGCAGGACGGGCGGGGACGGCAGGCCCGCGGACGGCAGGACGGGCGGGGACGGCAGGACCGCGGACGGCAGGACGGGCGGGGACGGCAGGCCCGCGGACGGCAGGACGGGCGGGGACGGCAGGACCGCGGACGGCAGGACGGGCGGGGACGGCAGGACGGCAGGACGGCAGGACGGCAGGACGGGCGGGACAGCAGGCCGGCGGGAGCCACGCCGGGGGGACGGCGGAACCGGCGGCACGACACTGACGGTTGTCAGCAGTTGCCCAATTGCGGGCAGGATGCGGAAATTGTCGGCGAAGTACTGCAGGATGTCAGGAGTGAGCACGCTGACGACTCCTGACAAGCCCCCGGTGCGCGCCTGGCTTCCGACCATGATGACGCTGGCCGCGATCTGGGGCTGCAGTTTTCTCTTCATCTCCGTCGGGGTGCGCGAGCTGCATCCGCTGTACCTCGCGCTCGGGCGGGTGCTGGCCGGGTCCGCGGTGCTGGTGGCCTTCCTGGTGATCAAGCGCGAGTCGTTGCCGCGCGAGCCGCGGATCTGGGCGCACACGTTCGTGCTGGGCGCGATCGGTTCGGCGATCCCGTGGACGCTGTTCGGGTACGGCGAGCAGCGCGTTCCTTCGCTGCTGGCCGGGATCTGGAACGGCATCACCCCGCTGATCGTGCTGCCGGTCGCGGTGCTGGTGTTCCGGACCGAGAAGTTCACCGTGCAGCGGGTGATCGGTCTGCTGGTCGGGTTCGTCGGGATGATGGTCGTGCTCGGCGCCTGGAACCTCCAGGGTGGCGCCGATCTGACCGGCCAGATCCTGTGCATGGCCGCGGCCGTGTTCTACGGGATCGCGGTGCCGTACCAGAAGCGATTCGTGGCCGGCAGCAAGCTGTCCGGGACCGCGCTCTCCGCAGGTCTGTTGCTGTGCGCAACCGTGCAGCTCGCGATCGTCGCGCCGATCGCCACCGGTGAGGCGCCGCCGATGCCGTGGACGCTGTCGCCGGAGGTGATCGGCAGCGTGCTGGCGCTGGGCGGTCTGGGCAGCGGGGTCGCGTTCGTGCTGAGCATGCGCAACATCCGGCTGATCGGCGCCAGTATGTCGTCGATGGTGACCTACCTGATGCCGATCTTCGCGATCGCCGTCGGCGTGCTGGTGCTGGACGAGCACCTGACCTGGTACCAGCCGGTCGGCGCACTGGTCGTGCTCACCGGGGTCGCGGTGTCCCAGGGCATCCTGCGCCGCCCTGTCCGGGCGAGCAAGAAATCCCTCGAGCCCGCCGCCGCGCCAGTCCCGTAAGCAAGCCCCGCAGTGCCGGCGCCCTGGCGTGCCGGCGTTCCGCCGGAGATCGCGCTCTCCCCCGTTCTCGACGCGAGCAGCCGGTCAAGCGGCGCCCGACCGCAGCGCGGGCCGCGTAGAAGTCCCACCGTGAGCGCGTTCCGCGCTGCGGACGTGCGGGCCTGCGGGTGTACGCGCCTTCCGGCAATCCGCCGGGGATCGCGCTCTCCGGCGTTCCGGCCTCCGGTGTACGGGGCGTGCTGGCGTTCCGGCGTACGCGCGTGCCGGCGTTCGGGTGTACGCGCGTGCGGGTGTTCCGGTGTACGCGCGCGCCGGCATCCGGGTGTACGCGTGCCAGCGTTCCGATGTACGCGCGTGCGGGCGTTCCGATGTACGCGCGTACGGGCCTTCCGGTGTACGCACGTGCGGGCGTTCCGGTGTACGGGACTTCCGGCAATCCGCCGGGAATCGCGCTCTCCGGCGTTCCGGCCTTCCGATATACGCGCTGCGGGCGTTCCGGTGTACGCGCGGATCGCGCTCTCCGGCGTTCCGGCCTCCGATGTACGCGCTGCGGGCGTTCCGGCGTACGCGCGTGCCAGCCTTCCGGCGTACCCGCGTGCGCCTCCTTCCGGCGTTCCCGCCTTCCAGCGTTCCACCCGAGATCGCGCTCTCCCCCGTCCTCGGCCGAGCGGCCGATCAGGCAGCGCCGACCGGCAACGTCAGGAGCGTCTGAGGTTGGGCACGGCGGCGACCACGACCGCGACGAGCGCCAGCAGCGTCCCCGCGACCACCGGGAGCGTGACGTCCTTGTCCGCCGCGGGCAGGAACAGATCGAGCAGCAGGCTCGCAATGAGTTGGCCGGCGATCGTGCCGAGGCCCAGCACGAACACCCCCACCACCCGAACCACCGAAGCCGCCGCGCTGATGAAGATCACGCCGCACGCACCGCCGAGGTACAGCCAGGGCTCGCTGGGCAGCGGGTTCGGCGTCCCGCGTACTGCCAGGTCGACGAGGAAGACGATCAGCAGCGCGGTGGTGCCGACGACGAAGTTGATCACGCCTGCCGCGACCGCGCCGTACGCGTCGGGCGACGCCGTCCGCGCGACCCGCCCGTTGATCGCCTGCTGGACCGCCGTGCCGACGCCGGCCAGTGCCGGCAGGATCGCGAGCAACAGGCCGGACGGGTGGTTCAGGCGGTCGGAGACCGCGAGCACGACCGCGAGCAGGGCGACGATCGCGCCGACCACCCGCAGCGTCGTGTACGGCTGAGGGCCGGCCGGGCCGAAGCCGAGCCGATCCACCACCAGGCTGCTCACGGCCTGCCCGGCCACCACCGCGACGGTGAACACCGCGACCCCGATGACCGCCACGGTGATCGACTGGGTCGCCACCAGGAACGCGCCGGCGATGCCGCCGATGCACTGCCACCAGCGCAACCCGCCGCCGGCGCCGGTGGACGGCGTACGGACGGTGCGCCAGACGTTGCCGAGCGACTGCCGGATCCGGGGCACGACCGCCGCCGCGACCAGCAGGATCACCAGCCCGGAGCCGAACGAGATCAGCGCGGCCGGGATCCCGTCGCCGAGCCGGTTGCCGAGATCACCGTTCAGCCGGGACTGGATCGCGACCAGCATGCCGATGCCGAAGGCCGCGGCCAGCCCGATGATCTGGTGCTGCTGGGCGCTGCGGACGGGGCGGGAGTCGGTCGTGGTCACCCCTCCATCATGACCGTCGGGCGTCACGCGCCTGACACCGGTCCGCATCCTGACCCATCAGGTCCGCCGGATCAGCGCCAGGTACATCGCGTCGGTGCCGTGCACGTGCGGCCACAACTGCACATCCGGCCCGTCCCCCAGCGACGGCACGCCGGGCAGCAGCGCCCGCGCATCCTCGAGCACCGCGTCGGGCCGTCGAGCCAGCACCGCGTCGACCACAGCGCGGGTCTCCCCCGGATGCGGCGAGCACGTCACATAGGCGACAACGCCGCCCGGCCGCACCGAAGTGATCGCCGACGCCAGCAACGCCTCCTGCAACGGCCGAAGCCCTTCCACGTCCTCCGGCGTACGCCGCCACCGGGCCTCCGGGCGACGCCGCAACGCACCGAGACCGCTGCACGGCACGTCGGCCAGCACCCGGTCGTACCAGCCGCTCGGCCAGGTCGGCTTCGTGCCGTCACCGATCAGCACCTGGTGATCGCCCGGGATCGCCCGCAGGTTGGACCGGACCAGCTCGGCCCGGTGCTTCTGCGGCTCGACGGCGGTCAGCACGGCCTCACGCTGGTTGGCCAGCGCAGCGAGCAGCGCGGACTTCCCGCCCGGGCCGGCGCAAAGGTCGAGCCACTTCGCGTCGCTGCCGTCGAGCGGGGCCGAGGCCAGGGCTGCGGCGACCAGCTGAGAGCCCTCATCCTGCACTCCCGCACGACCGGTCGCGACGGCCTGGATCCGCCCGGGATCGCCACCGCCCTGCAGAATCGCCGCGTACGGCGACCAGCGGGCGCGGGTGGCACCGGCCTCGACCAGCTCGTCCAGGTCGGACAGCCCAGGACGCGCCACCAACGTCACCTTCGGCGGCTCGTTGTCGGCGTCCAGCAGATCCTCGACGGACTCCGCGTCCAGCACCTCGGCGAAGGCCTCGACGACCCAGCGCGGGTGCGCCTTCGCGATCGCCAGATAGCCGCCCGGGTCTTCGTCGGGCTTCGGCGCGACCGTCGCGATCCACTGGTCGAGCGTCCGCTGGCTGATCTTGCGCAGCACCGCGTTCACCAGGCCGCTGCGGCTCTGACCGACCTCGGCCCGGGTCAGGGTGACCATCTCGTTGACCGCCGCGTACGAGTCGACGCGCATCCGCAGCAGTTGGTGCGCACCGAGACGCAGCAGGTCGAGCAGCTCCGGGTCCAGATCGGCCAGCGGACGCGACACGCTGCGGGCCAGGAACGCGTCGTACGCGCCCTGCCAGCGCAGTGTCCCGTGGACGAGCTCGGTGCAGAACGCGGCGTCGCGGCCGCTGAGGCGCTGGTCACGCAGAGCCTTGTTGAGCGCGAGGTTCGCGTAGCCGTCCTCGCCGTTGACCTGGCGGATCACCCGGTACGCGACCTGCCGCACCTTGTCGGGACGGCGCTGCGGCGCGCGGTTGCGCGGCGTACGGTCGCTCACTCGGCTCCCAGCCGATCGTCGTCGGTGATGCGCACGCCGCGGGCCCAGTCGGCCGCCGCCATCGGCTTCTTGCCCTGCGGCTGGACCGTGACGAGCTGGATCGCCTTGCTGCCGGTCCCGACGGTCACCGCCGCCTTCGTACTGCGGATCGCGCCCGGCGGCAGCTCCTCGTCGGTCAGCGCGGTGGCGAGGACTTTCAGGCGCTCACCCCGGAACGTCGTCCACGCACCGGGCGACGGGTTGCAGCCGCGCACCAGCCGGTCGACGCGCTGCGCCGGGGCGGACAGGTCGATCTCGGCGTCCTCGACGGTCAGCTTCGGCGCGATCGAGACGCCCTCGGCCGGCTGCTCCCGCGCCTCGAGAATGCCCGCCTCGATGCCGTCCAGGGTGTCGACCAGCAGCTTGGCGCCGGACGACGCAAGCCGGCCGAGCAGGTCGCCGGCAGTGTCGTTCGGGCCGATCGGCTCGGTCAGTACGCCGTACACCGGGCCGGCGTCGAGCGCTTTGACGATCCGGAACGTGCTCGCGCCGGTCACGTCGTCGCCGGCGATGATCGAATGCTGCACCGGCGCGGCGCCCCGCCAGGCCGGCAGTACCGAGAAGTGCAGGTTGATCCAGCCGTGCGGCGGGATGTCGAGCGCGGCCTGCGGCAGCAACCCGCCGTACGCGACGACCGGGCAGCAGTCGGGCGCGATCTCGCGCAGCCGGGCGAGGAAGTCCGGGTCGCTCGGCTTGACCGGCTTCAGCACCTCGACACCGAGCTTCTCGGCGTACTCCGCGACCGGGGAGGCGACCAACTTGCGGCCGCGACCGGCCGGCGCGTCGGGCCGGGTCACCACCGCGACCAGATCATGGCCGCTGGCAACGATCGCCTCCAGCGCGGTGACGGACACCTCGGGGGTGCCGGCGAAAACGAGTCTCACAGGCCGAATCCGTTCATGGGGTGCGGGGAGACCTTGATCTGCGGCGGACCGGCCAGGCCCGACCACTCGGCCTCGCGGATCGCCTTCATCGCGGCCTTGCGGGTCGCGGTGTCGAGCCGGTCGACGAACAGTACGCCGTCCAGGTGGTCGGTCTCGTGCTGGATGCAGCGAGCAAGCAGGTCGGAACCCTCGATCACCACCGGGTCGCCGTACATGGTAAAGCCCTTGGCGATCACGCGCTCGGCGCGGCGGCAGTCGAAGGTCAGGCCGGGGATCGACAGGCAGCCCTCGGGCCCGAACTGCTGCTCGGCCGACAGGGTGAGCTCGGGGTTGATCAGGTGCCCCAGCTCGCCGTCGACGTGGTACGTGAACACGCGCAGGCCGACGCCGATCTGCGGCGCGGCGAGGCCGGAGCCCGGAGCGGCCTGCATGGTGTCGGTGAGGTCGGCGACCAGCCGGCGCAGCTCGGCGTCGAAGTCGACGACCGGGTCGGCCTTGGTGGTCAGAACGGGGTCGCCGAACAGGCGGATGGGTTGGACCGACACACAGACTCCACAGAATTCCTCGGGCAGGACCTGCCAAGTCTAGTGGCGCGGTCACGGCCGGCCGGTGGCGGCCGCGCTGGTACTGCGCCGACGGGTCGGCCGCGCGGCGGGGTGAGCCGGTTTTCGGCCGGGCCCTCTCCCGCTGGTTGCCCTGAGCACGTACTGTGTTCCCAGGCGTACCTACAGTCACTACAGTCACACGCCCAACGGGAGTGAACGATGCGCACAGCAACACGGGGGGCTGCCGCACTGATCGTCCTGGGTGCACTGGTATCCCAGGCACCTCTGGCCGGAGCCTACGAACCGCGCGAGCCGTGGCAGCGATCCACGGGCGCGGCGGGCGTCGTACCGGTGGTGGAGCCGAGCTCGGCGACACCCTCTTCGGAGCCCACACCTGGGCCCACGCCTGGGCCCACCTCGACACCCACCATCGCGCCGGAGCCGGATCCGACCGCGGAACCGCCGGGGCAGCAGCCGCCGGTGGCGCGGAGCTGGAGCGAGCTGGTCAAGCAGGTGGCGGAGACGTCGCCGAGCGACCCGATGCTGCGGACGACGGCCGTGGAGCAGTCGACGCAGGTGATGCGGTGCTTCCGGCTCGAGGAGGAGGACTACTGCCTCGGGCTCGGCTTCGTGGACAAGATCCCGACGGGCGCGCAGATCAGCGAGACGATGCGCTCGCCGGAGACCGCGAGCCGGGACCTGCGGGCCGGCGCGGCGGTGGAGCACGACATCCCGACCGGGGCGTTGAGCCCGGCGCAGTTCGTCGCCGAGCGGGCCGCGATGCCGACGAGCCTGCGGATGAATGCCGAGCTCGAGGAGATGCAGGCGGCGTGGGACGGCCGGGACAAGGCCCGTGCGCTGCGCCTGCTGGACGAGAACGGCAACCCGCCGGCCGGGACGCAGTCCGGTACGCCGTCGGACGGTACGCCGGGGGCGAAGCCGGCTGGTACGCCGGGGGCGGACAGCTCCTCGGAGGCGGGCCGGATGCCGGGGCCGGCCGGGACGCCGGAGCCGGGCGTGACCCCGGAGCCGGGCGCGACGCCGGAGCCGGGCGCGCAGCCGGAGCCGGCGGGATCGCGGGCGGCGAGCGGTTCCGGGGCGAGCGACGCGGGTGCTGCCCAGGCGACGCCGACGCCCGGGGGTCCGACGACCAAGCCGCCACCTCCGCCCCTGAGGCCGCCGGCCGCGACCAAGCCGCTGCCCGCGTCGCGGTACATCATGAAGGGCTTCCAGACCTCGCAGGAGAAGGGCTACTGGTGTGGCCCGGCGACGTTCCAGTCGATCGACTGGGCCGACGACAACCAGAAGGACACCCAGGCGTCCTGGGCCAAGGACCTCGGCGTGACCAGGTCGGGCACCGCGATCACCGCGATGGTGAAGCAGACCAACCTGAAAACCAACTGGGACCTGGCGGCCGGCACGTACATCGTGCAGAACGTCAGCCACTGGAACACCAAGAAGTTCTTCCAGGTGCACCAGAACCACCTCGGCGACGGCGCGCCCGCACCGGTGATCGAGCACGTGCAGCTGCTGAAGCGGTACTTCCCGTACCTGGCGTTCAACCACAGCGGCCACTACCAGGTCGGCCGCGGCTACAACCGCACCGCGGGAACGATCGGCATCTTCGAGGTCTTCAACGAACGCCGCTTCAACAGCCGCGGCAACGTCACCCACGGCCCGAAGAACATCCCCGCCTCGGCGCTGTTCAACGCCACCCTCGCCAACCAGTTCAAGAACATCGGCCTCTAGGCATATGCGACCCTCCTACCCCTCCCTCCCCTACTCCACCGCGGCGAGATCTGCGTCCCGCCGGGCGACCTCGCTCGCGGCTGCCGCGGCTGCTGTTGCTCTGCTCGCAGCGGGGTGCTCCGGTTCAGATTCACCGGAGAGCGCTCCCTCTGTTTCTCCGTCCGGGGCGCCGACCGGTACTCCAGGGCCGAGCACCCCCGTCGGTACGCCGAGCCAGCCGCCGGGTGCGTCGACGACCACCCCGCCCGGGACCCCAGCGGGCAAGCCGGTCTGGACGAAGATCATGCGGCAGCCCGTCGACGGGCAGCACGTGGTGACGCAGCAGCGCAAGTACCTCGTCACCCGCAGCAGCGACGAAGCCGGCACCACCACCATCACCGACCGCGCCAGCCGCCGCGTCGTCGTCCGGCACGCTCCCCCGGCCGGCTTCGTCGCCCAGTCGCCGGTGGTGATCGACGACCGGTGGGCGCTGGTCGAGGAGATCCGCTCCGACGGGCCGCGACCGGAGATCCGTGCCTACCGCTACGACCTGACCACCGGCGCGAGAACGGATCTCGCCCGGCAGAGAGCGCTCCCCCGCATCTCCGAGCCGGAGATCGGCGCGTACGACGGCACGTTCGCGTACAGCAGCACCGACGCGAAGAGGCGGTCCTGCCTGATCGTCGCCGAACTGGACACGCTCGCGGCGCGCAGCGTCACCTGCGTTCCCGACCCGGGGTACATCGCCGACCCGATCGTGTCCGCCGACGCGGTGACCTTCAGCCAGATCACCGCGCCGCAGACCCCGCAACGCTGCAAGCGCCTCTTCACCGCGCCACTGACCGGCGGCCCGGCGCGACCCGTCGCACCGACGCGGAACTGCATCCAGTGGAGCGGCGCGACCTTGCGCGGTGCCACCGTCTGGTCCGAGGTCAGCGCGACCGACCCGGACCAGTACCAGAGCAGGGCCTACCTCCGGGAGGCCGGCGACGCCCCGGCTCGCTCGCTCGGCCCGATCGTGACCGACACGATCGTCGCCTGCGGCAACTGGATCCACTGGGAGGTCCGCACCACCACCAACGGCGCCGAGTCCTACCAGCTCCACCGCTGGCAACCAGGTCAGGCCCGGCCCCAGGTCATCTACTCGACGCCCCCGGACACCGCTCTCACGGCTCCGACCTGCCAGGACGGCACGCTGATCCTGGAAGCCGCCCACCTCGGCAACGGCGCCAAGTACACCGAGGCCATCCAGACCTCGACCACCTGAACCGCCGCTCTCCACCACCCGAACCGCCCCCACCCTCTGAACCGCCACCCTCCACCACCTCAACCCGCCACCCCCCGCCCTCTGAGCCGCCACCCTCCACCACCTGAACCCGCCACCCCCCACCTTCTGAACCGCCACCCTCCACCACCTGAACCCGCCACCCCCCCCACCCTCTGAACCGCCACCCTCCACCACCTGAACAGACGGCCCGGCGATCGCACGGCACAAGGACCTGCAGGCGAACGCGGCCAAGCGCGGTGCGCAGTCGGGAACCGCCGGTCTCGGGGACCAGATACGGCGTCAGCAACTGGCAGGCGACGGGGGGACCACCTGTAGTTCGTCGACGCGACGGCCGCGGACGCCGAGCGCGCGCCGAGGCGGACCGAGGCGGAGTCCCAGGCGGGACGCCGAGCTCGACGTCCCGCCTGACCCGGTAATGCTTTCGCCAGCGACGACCGGAACCTCGCCACTAGCGTCTCGCGTTGCGACTGGCCGCTCCCACCATGGCTGAGGGCGTCTACGCCGTCAGTGGTCACACCAGGCGCCAGCCATCGCTCAACGCGGACTCGCCGGTCGGCGCAGCGGGCCAGGCTGCGGATTCGGCTCCGGCGACGCCGGGGCGGCCGACACTGGGTGCGGCATAGTTGAGTCGGGCACTGGAGGGGCCGCGCCCGGGTGGGAAGCCCGATTGGCGTGCCGGTTGCAAAGTCCGAGCAGAGGCGGATACGGCCCGACCCGGCCGACACTTGGCAGCACTTCCACGACGAGGACGACATGCGCGAGGCCTGGGCGGAGATGTCCTGGACCTTCGGGGGCGCCGCCCGGGCGGCGTGCGAGCCGCGTGCGGACCACGTCCGGACCACGTCCGGACCACGTCCGGGCGCCGCCCGGGCGGCGTGCGAGCCGCGTGCCGACCACGTGCGGACCCACGTCCGGGCGCCGCCCGGGCGGCGTGCGAGCGGCGTGCGGGCCGCGAAGCCCGCTCGGCCAGCCGCTTGCCGTGCTCGGTTGGCCTGTAAGTCGTGCGTCGCGGGATCACCGGCTGCGTCGCCAACAGGCCGGCGGTGGCCGCATCCGGGTCCGAGAGCCGCGGACCCGGAGGCGTTGATGGCAAGCCCGCCGGTGTGCTGCGCCGTTGCCCCCCGAGTTGCACCCGTCGGATCGACGGCGGCTTCGGTGGTGTCGTCGCGCTGGAGTCAGGGGCGCAGGGCCAGGCCTCGGTCGCGGAGTTGGGTGCGGAGGGTGCCGGCGGTGGTGAAGAGTTCGGCGTCGAGGCCGGCGGCGCGGGCGCCGTCGACGTTGCGTTGCACGTCGTCGGTGTAGAACGTGCGGGCCGGGTCGAGGGCGAAGCGTTCGATCAGGATGCGGTAGATCTTCTCGTCCGGCTTCACCACCTGCTCGTGACCCGAGACCACCTCGCCGGCGAAGCTGTCCAGGATCGGGAACGTCTCCTTCGCGACCGCCCACTTCTCCCCGGAGAAGTTCGTCAGCGCGTACGTCGGCACGCCCTGCGCCTGCAGCTCGGTGAGCAGGTCGACGGTGTCGTCGAGCAGGCCCTTCACCATCTTCAGCCAGCCGGTGTCGTACGCGGCAATCCACTCCGCGTGCTCGGGGTGCAACGCGCTCAGCTCCGCGACCGCCTCGGCCCAGGGGCGGCCGGCGTCCTGCTGCATGTTCCACTCGGGGGTGGTGATCGCGGTCAGGAAGTGCCTGCGCTGCTGCTCGTCCGGGATCAGTTCGGCGTACAGGTAGTCCGGGTTCCAGTCCAGCAGCACCCCGCCGATGTCGAACACGACCACGTCGACCTTCTGCTCAATCATGCCTCCACCCTACGAAAGTCCGGATCGCGCTCTCCCGCCGCGTTCGCCCGGGCGTGCAGCGCGGGCGACATCCCGAGCTGGGCGAGGAACAGCACCACACCGAGCACAGCGCAGGCCAGCCAGGTGGCGGTGGCACCGAGGTGCTCGAGCGCGTTCGTGCCGATCAGCGGGCCGATCACCGATCCCAGCCCGAACGACATGCTGCCGGCCAGACCCAGGTAGCCGCCGCGCAGATCGACCGGGGCCAGGTCTGCGAAGACCGCGCCGATCACCGCCGCGAACCCGATCTCGCCGATCGTCCAGACCACCACCGACAGCCCGTACCCCCACCAGCTGTGCACGACCGCCCCGATCCCGAACCCCAGCCCGACCAGCAGCATCGACCCGGCCAGCAACCGCGGCCGGTCGAACGCGGCGAGCCGCCGGCCCACGAACGGCTGCACCACCACGATCACCACGCCGTTGAGCGCGATCACCAGCCCGTACGTCGCACTCGGCAGGCCGTCGGCGGCCATCGCCAGCGGCAGCGTCGAGTAGCCCTGGAAGTAGATCGTCGCGTAGCCGATCTGGATCAGGATCATCAGCACGAACGTGGTGTCGCGCAGCGCGACCGGCAGCAGCGAGCGGCGCGGCCCCTCGTCGAGCACCGGCCGGGTTTCCGGCACCATCCGCCAGATCACCAGCGCGGCGACCACCGACGTCGCGGCGTTGATCCAGAACAGCAGGCTGTACCCGACGCTCGCCAGCACCCCGGCGCTGACCGTGGACACCGAGAAGCCGAGATTGATCGCCCAGAACAGCAGCCCGTACGCGCGAACGCGCTCTCTCGGATCCAGCAGGTCGGCGACAGTCGCCTGGACGGCCGGCCGGAACAGGTCGCCCAGCAGGCCGACCGTGAACGCCGTGACCGCGATCATCTCCAGCGACCCGGCCGAGCCGAGCAGGATCAGCGCGGCCGCCGTACCGAGGAAGCCGATCAGCATCGTGCGGCGGCGGCCGATCCGGTCCGACAGCCAGCCGCCGACGAGCTGGGACACCACCGACCCGGCGCCGACGGCCGCCGCGACGGCGCCCGCAGTACCGGGCGAGAGGTGCCGGTCCTGGGTCAGGTAGAGCACGAGGAAAGGCTGTACGAAGCTGCCCAGGCGATTCACCAACTGGCACACCCACAGCGCCCAGAACGCCCGGGGAAGTTTGGGAGCGCGCTCTCTCGGAGCACCGATCGCTGTCATGCCTCCAGCCTCGGGGGTGAGCCGGTGCGGTGTCGAACATTAGTTTCCGGCCTAATCGTCGCCGGCCGCCGGCGGCGCAACTAGAGTGCTGGAGTGATCAGCATCAGGCTCAACACCGACGACGTCAGCCGGATCCGGTTCGCGTTCTCGCCGCTGTGGGAAGCGGTCACCAGCGTTCGCGCGCTGAGCAACAACTCGTTCGGCAGCGTGCACGGGCCGTGGCTGCGCAAGGTCCGGCCGATCGCCGACGGCGACGACCTGACGTTGCTGAGGGCACTCATTCCGCCGGTCGGCTACATCCCGGACTTCATCACGCCCGCGCCACCGCGGCGCTCGACCAGCTTCGAGTCGGGGCTTGCGACAGTGGCGGCGACTCCGCACGAGCTGGTGGTCAGCGAGATCTCGCAGCTGCACGCCGAGACCCCCGATCCCCTGCTCCCCGGGCTGATCGCCGACCCCGCCGGCGCGCTCACGCAGATCACTGCCGCGCTCCGCAGCTACTGGCAGCGCACGATCGAGCCGGACTGGGCCCGGATGCGGGCGTTGCTGCAGGAGGATCTCGTGTTCCGGCTCGACGAGCTGGCCGCGGGTGGGCTCGACCGGCTCTTCCGCAACCTGCATCCGTCGATCCGGCTGACCGGGGACCGGATCGAGATCGACCGTCCGTTCTTCAGCTGCGACGGCGTTCCGCTGGCCGGGCAGGGAGTGCTGCTGGTGCCCTGCGTCTTCACCTGGCCGGCCGGACTTGCGGTGACCGCCGCGCCGCACGTGCCGACGATCACCTATCCCC from Kribbella flavida DSM 17836 harbors:
- the def gene encoding peptide deformylase; translated protein: MSVQPIRLFGDPVLTTKADPVVDFDAELRRLVADLTDTMQAAPGSGLAAPQIGVGLRVFTYHVDGELGHLINPELTLSAEQQFGPEGCLSIPGLTFDCRRAERVIAKGFTMYGDPVVIEGSDLLARCIQHETDHLDGVLFVDRLDTATRKAAMKAIREAEWSGLAGPPQIKVSPHPMNGFGL
- the fmt gene encoding methionyl-tRNA formyltransferase; protein product: MRLVFAGTPEVSVTALEAIVASGHDLVAVVTRPDAPAGRGRKLVASPVAEYAEKLGVEVLKPVKPSDPDFLARLREIAPDCCPVVAYGGLLPQAALDIPPHGWINLHFSVLPAWRGAAPVQHSIIAGDDVTGASTFRIVKALDAGPVYGVLTEPIGPNDTAGDLLGRLASSGAKLLVDTLDGIEAGILEAREQPAEGVSIAPKLTVEDAEIDLSAPAQRVDRLVRGCNPSPGAWTTFRGERLKVLATALTDEELPPGAIRSTKAAVTVGTGSKAIQLVTVQPQGKKPMAAADWARGVRITDDDRLGAE
- a CDS encoding DMT family transporter codes for the protein MTTTDSRPVRSAQQHQIIGLAAAFGIGMLVAIQSRLNGDLGNRLGDGIPAALISFGSGLVILLVAAAVVPRIRQSLGNVWRTVRTPSTGAGGGLRWWQCIGGIAGAFLVATQSITVAVIGVAVFTVAVVAGQAVSSLVVDRLGFGPAGPQPYTTLRVVGAIVALLAVVLAVSDRLNHPSGLLLAILPALAGVGTAVQQAINGRVARTASPDAYGAVAAGVINFVVGTTALLIVFLVDLAVRGTPNPLPSEPWLYLGGACGVIFISAAASVVRVVGVFVLGLGTIAGQLIASLLLDLFLPAADKDVTLPVVAGTLLALVAVVVAAVPNLRRS
- a CDS encoding NAD(P)H-binding protein; protein product: MVQRLNNVDDRRDRARQLGRDLAGGRGVDHGIPFCRYFLLGTYYHHDSNVAAQSPKNWSSEVIVITGATGNIGRSLVQALVTAGEPATAVSRKEAAFPAGVRHQRTDFTEPGSLDLTGAKALFLVPPGGWYDAAGILEAARANGVRRVVLVSSQGVGTKRHPAILEQAVQDSGLEWTVLRPSGFHSNTFAWSQSVREQRLVEAPFGDISLPAIDPGDIADVAATALCDPGHAGKTWELTGPAPISPRQQSQVIAAALGEPVRFAELSREEARVRLLRFMPEHVADSTLGILGSPTAAEQQVSADVERVLGRPARPYADWVARNIAAFR
- a CDS encoding RsmB/NOP family class I SAM-dependent RNA methyltransferase encodes the protein MSDRTPRNRAPQRRPDKVRQVAYRVIRQVNGEDGYANLALNKALRDQRLSGRDAAFCTELVHGTLRWQGAYDAFLARSVSRPLADLDPELLDLLRLGAHQLLRMRVDSYAAVNEMVTLTRAEVGQSRSGLVNAVLRKISQRTLDQWIATVAPKPDEDPGGYLAIAKAHPRWVVEAFAEVLDAESVEDLLDADNEPPKVTLVARPGLSDLDELVEAGATRARWSPYAAILQGGGDPGRIQAVATGRAGVQDEGSQLVAAALASAPLDGSDAKWLDLCAGPGGKSALLAALANQREAVLTAVEPQKHRAELVRSNLRAIPGDHQVLIGDGTKPTWPSGWYDRVLADVPCSGLGALRRRPEARWRRTPEDVEGLRPLQEALLASAITSVRPGGVVAYVTCSPHPGETRAVVDAVLARRPDAVLEDARALLPGVPSLGDGPDVQLWPHVHGTDAMYLALIRRT
- a CDS encoding DMT family transporter, translating into MSGVSTLTTPDKPPVRAWLPTMMTLAAIWGCSFLFISVGVRELHPLYLALGRVLAGSAVLVAFLVIKRESLPREPRIWAHTFVLGAIGSAIPWTLFGYGEQRVPSLLAGIWNGITPLIVLPVAVLVFRTEKFTVQRVIGLLVGFVGMMVVLGAWNLQGGADLTGQILCMAAAVFYGIAVPYQKRFVAGSKLSGTALSAGLLLCATVQLAIVAPIATGEAPPMPWTLSPEVIGSVLALGGLGSGVAFVLSMRNIRLIGASMSSMVTYLMPIFAIAVGVLVLDEHLTWYQPVGALVVLTGVAVSQGILRRPVRASKKSLEPAAAPVP